GTATCCCATTTAACTctcattgttatatttaaataaagtgaaaacgttttatttgaccattGTACCACATTGAAGGgtaaattgaaaagaaattaatattataaactggtattgtcaatatcaaaatatgactaattgaaaacaaaacaaatatttcttccttttttgtttgaataattcAAGTACGTGTTTGACCATTATTTTGTATCATTGTCCATTTCAGTGACTGGTATTGATCAAGATTGTGTGAAACAGACAAAATTAACCcttaatgtaatatttttgcaacatttgaaattgtttaagTACATGAAACATTACTTCATTGTTGTACCAAGGAGGTTATATCCCATAtatataacctccttggttgTACCAAGGCTGGTTTGAACTTCGTGCATTCCTAGAGCAACATGGACTCCAACACTGAGTTTgattaaataagaaatacacCATTTAGATCTTTATCAACagatttacatttaaacaatacacagagccgtggtgtagtggttagtgcatcggactactaacacaaaggttcctggttcgattcccgtttgggatgaaaatttcaggaactcaattttcggctctcccttgacaccatttgcgagtatggtcttgaggaaacgatgatagtccgtcggacggggacgataaatggctgacccgtgttaagagagagccatatctcttgcacgttaaagacacccttgtagatttcgaaaaatagtaggctaatgccgctacaaggcagcactcgcacccgcaaagtggaaagggattaatataagttgtaaaacttgtttcccaatccactataaacaaatatgtttaaactaaacaagACACATTATAGTTGTTTGTGTACAGGCTGGCATCTTACATCAAAAAGGGTGACAGACCCAATCCATTAACGTTTGCTTAAAATAAATCACATAAAAAACACTACAGGTATTTTGTATCTACTACAGGTATTTTGTATCTACTACAGGTATTTtgtatctttgaaatttttattttgtgttcgTGTTTGCAAactctttaaaattaaaaccattTTAATGCATAGCCCCATAGCCCCATAGCCCCATAGCCCCATAGCCCCATAGCCCATTAGCCCCATAGCCCCATAGCCCCATAGCCCCATAGCCCATTAGCCCCATAGCCCCATAGCCCCATAGCCCCATAGCCCCATTGCCCCATTGCCCCATAGCCCCATAGCCCCATAGCCCCATTGCCCCATTGCCCCATAGCCCATTAGCCCCATAGCCCCATAGCCCCATAGCCCCATAGCCCCATAACCCCATAGCCCCATATCCCCATAGCCCATTAGCCCATTAGCCCCATAGCCCCATAGCCCCATAGCCCCATTGCCCCATTGCCCCATAGCCCCATAGCCCCATAGCCCCATAGCCCCATAGCCCCATAGCCCATTAGCCCCATAGCCCATTAGCCCCATAGCCCATTAGCCCCATAGCCCCATAGCCCCATAGCCCCATAGCCCCATAGCCCCATAGCCCCATAGCCCATTAGCCCCATAGCCCCATTGTTCATTTccttctattttgaattttgctattttaaGAAAGGTCCTATTAGGTAGCGGTCATTTCATGTCACACCTATATATAGCTTTTCCTGACTTATGCTACAAAGTTCAACGTATATTCAATTTCCATATAAGAGTACACTGTTTCCATATTAATTGCAACTCACTGTCAGATTTAGTATTATGGAAAAGAAAAGCCTTGCTGGAAATTTGTAACAACCCTCTTGTGTCATAACAATTGTTGAAGATTCGATAACCATGATTTATGATTTGACATAATCATTTATAGAATCAGTAATGCGGACCCGGTCAGAAAGAACACCAACCTTTAtgctttctattttgaattttgctatTTCAAGCATTCGTAGCTATTTTGtctaaaggtcaaataaagtagcggtcatttcatgtcaaaattatagaatttcTTGACTTGCTGGAATGTAGGTACATAGTAATGTAAAGTTAACTATTGATAATAAGAAAGCATCTCTTTGGTCGCaaggttttgttttcaaacGACCCCCATTGACAATGTCTATATGAAATTTCAGATATAAGGCAGATCTAACTGTATATGTTGTATTCTTTATCTCAAGTTTGATGGGATatatgcgttcaacatagtcaccatttgttttaaatatttaatgagGGACTATCATCTTCTAGCGAAAAGTAAAGTCGAAGTTCACTGCtagtttgttttctttctgtAGAAGATTTTGTAGAAGTCAGCCTCATATGAATAAAGGaacaagtcgacaagaagaggAGCTTATAATTATCAGGACGGACGATTCTATGAAGGCATTGTTTCTGCATTTATGAAATTGGCATCCTTATTTAGATCACTATAGTACTGTAGACTTCAAtgagcctctagtttatgtACCTTCTGGTCAAGACTAGGAACAAGTACAATTCTATTGACCGGAATCAAATGtgtaataataaattaactCGCCTCTCTTTTGTCAGCAGTTACCTTTTCACTTCTATAATGCAAAGAGTCAACATGTGTTCCTAACTTATTAAGtatgattcaaatgaaaataaaatgttacatcttaaaaaagaaacattaaagattaactttaaaatttgtctCTGTTTGATGTTCTTCAAACTTCAAAAGTTCCGATTTGAATCTTaaatactaaatataaatactcgAAAGATGGATTTATTTAATGTAAACACCCGCCAAATATCTCACCAGTAATAAGATTAAACATAGTCAATATCACTTCTATAATTcctaataaacatttaattgctACTGGTCAATTACTGATACAAGCAcgaatttaaaattgttatatatattgaatctTGCggaaatatttgattaaataaacataatgttGTTACGGATCGTTCCTGGATTTAAGAAGATAATCAAATAAATGAGAATTTGAACTCTGTTTTTTAATTGTCAagcatttaataaattaattcgAAGTAACAATTAATGCAGCTGGGTCGGTGTATTGAGCCTAAGGTTTTATATTAGTCATTTTAAAACCACAGTAAgagatttgttttttatttgaagtgACACGTGTgcttattttcatatcaagtatAGTCATGCCTAGCTCTGATAGTGTGTGTTAGAAGGAGGTTTGAGTGGCAAAAACTGAGAAAATCTGAACTGTAGAAGATCCAAAAACCTCTTTCGCACAAGGAGCACCTATACGTGTTATTGGATAATATTTCTTCCAAGTTCCAGATAATGCTTGATGCTGAGTCTGAAACATGGCTGCCTGTGATCTTGCACTCAATGAAtctcatacaaaaataaattattatgcCACAAAGCTAcagaacagaaaataaatactgttactaaattctttcatatacacaaatatttggttttgtAGTTTGGCTGTACCTGTAGAAACTGAGTGTTATAGATTGATAGCACGTCCTGAATTTTACCGGGATGTTGTTTACCGAGCCGGTAAATTTAGATAAGATCTGGGTAAACCTATCGACCCCTTAAATAAAATTGCTCTAAAAGGTTACAAATTCAACCTTGTACTCGAGTAAATATTATTGTCGTAAATGTACATTCACTGTTTTACTATTTTTCGAAACTTAGAATTAAATATGGTCATTCCCCCCCCCTCAAATTGTTAATGAaatctttacactaaatccattggatgttggatgtgtatcGGTTGAAATTTTATTCGATGAAACATTCTTTTTTATTCGTTGTTATTTGCTTTGAACTTGCTTTCCGTAACTGCAATTTTTTTCAGATCTGTTTTTGTCAATCTGATGAGCTTTCAACTGATTTCATAGTATGCTCTTATGTTCTACTGTCCCATGTTAGGTTAGGGTTTGGGCTCAACAAACATGTTTGAAACCCCGCATAATGCATGTGTCTGTAATCAGTGTCGTTTGTTGTGTGTATCAGATTTgcttttcgtttttgttttgtcaCATATCAGACATTTTGTGTATTCGTTTGAAttgctttcattttttattttaagtgtcTTTTAACGATAACTATGCGGTAATGGGTTTTCTCATGGTTGAAGGCCAAatggtgacttatagttgttaacttctacaacatttggtctctggtgaagGGTTGTCTCACaaacaaatttacaatttattttatacaatacaaattattttcctTTCTTTACACAATCTTTGAATAAGTGGTAGATTATTAGGTCAGGTATTTCGTTATCACGAATTACTTAAAACGTGTATCAAATTCTAACATAGATACAGATTGGGTTAGAAATATTGCTGTTCCTGTAAAATATtcttattgaaaatgaaatatccgATCACGTCCTATCTGCCATTCGTTTTAATCGAGCCCATAAAAACTTGCTGAATATGATTAATAATCGAGCCTGTATACTAGTAAtgcatatattttgttatacaGTTACGAATATGTATGGCTCTACATACTGTCGATACTATTTGCTTatagtttggaatatttttttcagactgTTTGTGCCATTACTGTTTTTCTCTAAATCTGTTGGATATGTATTGATTGATTCTCTCGAGTGGGTCAATATGATAATAttcttagttataaataaatgactAACGAGTACGGTTAGATCAGTACTAATTCATTGTTTCTCTTTGTTAGTAATATTTAAGCCCTCTTACttatttgttgaataaaaacattttcaactggTTTTTGACAATTAGTTTGTAAGTGTTGTTTTACGAATGTTCCAGGTTCAGTGCTCCCATAATGtttaaccctgtcacattttgTATCTCTTGTACCTCCTTCTTTAAATCTAAGGCCACACCTTTTGTGGTTTTCAAATGGCTAAATGCTTTACTGTGGAACAGAACATGTttatactaaacccctaacgggaagtattgtgcctgatgttcatatgatgaaatcataatctttcagtcagtttaagtgaagtctggagctggcatgtcagttaactgctagtagtctgttgttatttatgtattattgtcattttgtttattttctttggttacatcttctgacatcagacttggacttctcttgaactgaattttaatgtgcgtattgttatgcgtttacttttctacattggttagaggtataggggagggttgagatctcacaaacatgtttaaccccgccacatttttgcgcctgttccaagtcaggagcctcttgcctttgttagtcttg
This is a stretch of genomic DNA from Mytilus trossulus isolate FHL-02 chromosome 6, PNRI_Mtr1.1.1.hap1, whole genome shotgun sequence. It encodes these proteins:
- the LOC134723074 gene encoding scale keratin-like, whose translation is MGLMGYGANGLWGYGAMGLWGYGAMGQWGNGAMGLWGYGANGLMGYGDMGLWGYGAMGLWGYGAMGLMGYGAMGQWGYGAMGLWGNGAMGLWGYGAMGLWG